CCGGTGCGCCACCAGTCAAATCAACAATCTGAATTTGTGGAAATCTCTGAATTAGCTCAATCAATTGTTGGCAAATTTCTGGAGAAAGTTCTTCTGTACGTTTTGGTCCTGCTTCTACATGGCAATGGTGACAGGCAAGGTTGCAGCGCTTACCTAAATTAATTTGTAAAACAGAGATTCCTTTTTTTGTCAGAGATGTGAGTTTTTGTTTGAAAGGTGTGACTGTTGTTTGAATCATAATTTATCCCTGGTGTAGAGACGTTGCATTGCATACAACGTCTCTACAATACTAACAACAACCGCCGCCGTTATAGTGCCAGGTTGAATCAGTAATAATTATTTTATCTCGCATAAATGCTGCAAATTTGCCAGCAGTTTTATCACACACTGATGCTGGAATTCCACGCTGAAGAATATGACCGACTCCATCATCGAAAAATGGTTCTGTTCCAAAGTATATTGCGGTTTTTCCTGTAAATACACAAGCACCATCTTCAGGAATCATAACTTTGAAAGCCACAGAATCTAGACTTTCTAAAAGAAGATTTTCTTCTAGATTGTAAGTCTGGGAATCAAGCAAACGGTAAGGACGGCGATCGCGAATTTCTACTTGTCCAAAACCAGCATTTATAATACGTTGAATATACTCGTCATAAGTAAGTGCGCCTGATAAACACATTGCTCGCAGCTGCTCATCTTTTTGCAGATGTTGTGGAATGGGACGAGTCGCAATTGGGTCGCTCATCTGCAATCTTCCCCCTGGTTTTAACACCCGATATGCTTGTTGCAAAGCACGGGTTAAATCCTCTGGTTCAAAGATATTGAACAGGCAATTTTGCGCTACGACATCGACAGAATCATCAGGAACAGGTAAATTAAAGGCATCGCCTTCGCGAATTTCTACAAAGCTGGTGTCAAACCAAGGGTTTTCTTGAGCAGCAATTTCCAAGTTACGTGTAGCAGCTTGACGCATTTCTGCTACTGGATCAACCGCAATGACAGCACCAGGACGCCGGGAAAAGTAGGCAAATTGCAAAGCTTCTAATCCACCGCCAACTCCAACGTACAACACTGTGGGTTGATTTCCTAGTTCTGTGGGATGAACGGTCGTACCGCAACCATAGTTCATTTCCTGCATTTGGGAAGGAATACGCAGTCCTGGTAGTTGCAGGGGTGTGCTTTGCACACAACAAAGTCCCACTTGCGGTGTTTGGGCGACTTCACTATAAAATTGCGCTGCTGTTTCGAGATAACTCATCGCACTCCTGAAGTTGTCTACCATTTTTAATGGTAGCGGTAACTAAATTGGTAATTTCATACCCTATGGATGATTTTGTAGAAACCTTGCAATGCAACGCCTCTACAAAGCTAAAAATCCAACCAATAACCCTAACTCAACAGTATTGACTCCTGTCAGGCTTTTCAAGGAGTGTCAATCACGCAGTACGTAACCAACACCACGCACGGTTTGGATGAGGCGTTTTTCGTTATTCGCCTCCAGTTTAAGGCGCAAGTAGCGAATGTAAACCTCAATGATGTTGGAGTCGCCCATAAACTCGTAGCCCCAAACTTCTTCTAAAATGCGATCGCGTGTCATGACCTGTCGCGGATGGGCGAGTAAATACTCCAGTAAATCAAACTCTTTGGCGGTTAACTCGATTAAGCGCGTTCCACGATACACTTCCCGCGTACGACGATTTAAACTCAAGTCTTCAAATGGTAAAATATCACTGTCGGCTTCGTGGGTTCTTCGCAAGTGTGCGCGGACTCTGGCGAGCAATTCTTCGACACTAAAGGGTTTGACGACATAATCATCAGCGCCTGCGTCTAAACCAGCAACGCGATCGCTCACTTCATCCTTTGCGGTCAATAATATGATGGGCACCTGATTTCCAGTACTTCGCAAGCGGCGGCAAATTTCCAATCCAGATAAACCAGGCAGCATCCAATCTAAAATTACTAAATCTGGATGAGACTCCCGTGCAGCTGTGAGTCCCGTTAATCCATCGTATGCGACGCTGACTTTATAGCCCTCATAACTTAGTTCCAATTCCACAAATCGAGCTAGTTTAACTTCATCTTCAACAAGTAAAATATGCGTCGTCATGGATATTTAATAATACAGCGGTTTGTAAGTTAATGAGGTACGCCTTTTCAAGTCAAGAGCCAGATATAGAACAACTTGATTCAAATTTTCCGAAAGGAACTACGGTAAGAGTGCGATTACCTATGATTGCTCCATGATACGACTATCACACTTACTATTAGCAATAAGCTGTGACATCTTCACCGCATTCGTCAGCAAGATAACACAAGGCTCGGAAACGCAGACTCACCACTTCCTCATAAAGAGGATTTAACTTACACATGGGTGGAATGTGAAATAACTTGCGACCAAACAGTATAATGTCACGCTCAAAAGGACATTGGGCGGGGATTAACTTGCACAAGGAATGAGCTAATTTGATGTTATGAATTTCTATCGAATCCAACCACTGACGGATTGGTTGGAGTAAGTCATTTTGTCCTTGGAATTGAGCAAAGCTAGTCATAATTGCTTACCTCATCATTAAAAATTTCAAAGTTGACTCTTGTTGGTTGGGTTTGAAACCTTTCCTATATATTTATTAGGTTCGGTTTGGCTTTCTTATGCAGTTGTTTCTCGTTCTTTTGTTCTCTTTTTTGGGAACACTCTTAACTACAAACACCATTTCCAGTGTTCCGGACGATTTTCCCGATATTTTTGTTGCCAGAAAATTTTCTCTACTCAGGAGGAGTCAGCAGCCTTGAGGGCTAGCATTCATAGGCTGTAGGGGCGGTTTTGCAAAACCGCCCCTATCCTTGGCTTCCTCACTTATGAGTTTTGGCTAGCGCTGCTTGCTGCACCAGCTTCAACTGTTTGAGAGCGTAATTCCGGAAAAAATTAACCTACGCCTGCTGAATATTACGCGCCGTCATACCAGATTTGCTGTGGACTCTTTCAAATTTCACGCGTGTACCAGGTTTAATCGTGCGATACCCCTCACCAGGAATGGCGGTAAAGTTGAAAAAGACTTCCTCTCCCGCATCTGTGGCGATAATACCGTGACCTGTTTGGAAGTCGAACCAACTCACTACACCTTGCGCCACTAAAAGACCGTTAGCACCAAGTAGTGGCTGACCCTCCGCCCATTCTTGCTGAGGAATGCGAATTTGCTGAACTTCTGGCGTGTTATACGCCTCATAACGATAATTAGAATGGGTTTCCATAATAGTCCGCAAATCGAGTCGCAACTCTTCTAGTGTTGGTCGCCCGACAAAGAACCAACCGTTGTATATTTTGTGAATGGTGAGGTCAGGTCGCAACACAAAGGTGTATGGTTGTGCGCGATAAGCATACTCACCCTCTGTCTCATCGAGAATATGAATTTGCCTAATAACTTCGCGTTTTTCATCTGATAAAAATGTCCATTGCGCCCCCAAACCAGCGCGAAATGCTGCTTGTGCAATAGGTGAGTCTGCACTTACTGTCACCAGTTGGCAATAGTTCACCTTGAGTTCATCTTGAAACTGCACAAATTGCCGCATTTGCTGTTGGTCACGAGGGCAAAAGAAGCCTCGGTAAAATACCAAAATCAGTGGATAACCATCTAGGAATCCCAACTTTTCATCTAGTAAACTGGGCTTAGTCAATTGGGATAGTTGCGTGATTTCGTTACGATGATTTGGAAGTTGGAAGTCGGGAAATTTCTCACCTATTTGTAGATTAGTCGTCATGGCAATGTTTCAACAGTAGACTTCGTGCAAAAATCCAGATAAGGAATTTTGGAACCACAGATGGACACAGATGGACACAGATGATTTATCTGTGTTTATCTGTGTCCATCTGTGGTTTTATTTCCATCTAATTGACTTTTGGAAGAAGTCTAGTCAACTCAATTAGGGTCTACATCATCCCCTGACCTGAGTCTGCTGCACTTGCTGCAACAACTTATCCAAACTTTCTGCTGGTGCAAGACACTTCAAACCTTGGCAAACTAAGCCAACACTTCCCTCTGGTAACTTCGAGACCGCAACAAACGCAGTACTAGGTAAATACATAGGGTTGAGAGAGTGTATCTGCTCAGTGGTAGTGCGGATTAAGGTACAGTTACGATACCAATCTAAGGCTGTAAACAGACTGGGACAAGCTTGAGGAGCACGGCTCATCACACTTCTAAATGCTTTTAACCCTCGTTCGGCTAAATCCAAATAATCAAGATTGTCGGTTAAAAGAGCAAGACGGACAAGGTTGGCAATTGCAACTCCATTAGCGGATGGTGTGGCATTATCTGCATAGCTGCGCTCTCGCACAATCAAATCTTGACTTGCGTCACTTGATGTGTTATGATAACCACCTAATTCCACACTCCAAAGATATTCGTGGAATTCCTCTTGAATGGCGATCGCTCTTTCCAACCAGTTTTTTTGCTCAGGATCACAAGCGTGTAAATCTAGCAGCGCTTTGATAACAAAGGCGTAATCTTCAGATTGAGCGAGTACGGTAGCTTGTCCTTCATAATTTAGTCGGTGGAAGCGCCCATCGACAAACTGATTATCCAAGATAAAATTCGCTGCTCTTGCTGCAAGTTCCAGATACTCTGGTTGTTGGAAGACCCCATACGCCCTTGCTAAACCGGAAATCATTAAGCTATTCCAGGCGACAATCATCTTTGTATCTGTCACCGCCGGAATGCGTCCTTTCCAGTTTCCGGTTTTCGCTTCCTGGTTGTTGCGGGCGGGTGGGAAAGTTTCTACGGACTCAGGTGCTGTACCATAGCGAACAACAAACAACTTTGCTAGTACTGTTTCCAGTGTTTCACTCAGTTGTCCTGCATGACGCCTTTGCAACACATTGTTACCTTCAAAGTTGCCGTTAGGCGTGACTGTAAACTGTTGCTGCAATTGCGTTAGTTCCTCTGGAGTCAGCAGTTGCTGCAATTCGCTGTAACTCCAGACGTAAAACGCGCCTTCCTCTGGTTCTGCTTCTGTGGGAGTGGTAAAACTATCAGCATCTTGAGCTGCGTAGAAGTACCCAGTTGGTGCGGTCATTTCTCGCTTCAGCCATTGGAAAGTCCCTGCAATTGCCCTCTCAAAAGCTGGCTCTTGAAATCCTACGCTCCACAAATTAGCCAAATACTCGACAATTTGACCATTGTCGTAGAGCATCTTTTCAAAGTGCGGTACTGTCCAAGTGTGATCAACTGTGTAGCGGTGAAAGCCACCTGCCACGTGATCATAAATGCCGCCCAATGCCAGGTCTAGTCCTCGCTGGGTACAAACTTGCTTGCTATCATATCGAGATTCAAAGTTAAACCTAATTCCTCGCAGTGCTAGTTCTGCGTAAGGAATCATCGGGAAGCTGTTACCGGCTTGATTGGGTGTAATGATGCCAGTAGAGGTTTCCCAGCCTTTGTGCAACAATTCTTTATCTTGAGCTTCTGTTAATCCCTCCTCTTGCAAGACTGCGGAAGTGAGGAGTGACTCAATAATCACTGCTTTGCGATCGCGTAAATCTTCTTTTTCTGTGTCGTAGTAGTGACGAATTGCTTGCAGGACTTGCAAAAAGCCGGGACGACCGTAGCGTGGTTCAACTGGGAAGTAAGTACCAGCATAGAACGGTATTAAATCATCTGGGGTGAGAAAAACGTTCAAAGGCCAACCCCCTTGACCGCTCATCATTTGCAAAGCTTGCATATAAATGCTGTCAAGGTCTGGTCTTTCTTCTCTATCTACTTTTATAGGAAGAAAGTTAGCGTTCATGTACTCGGCAATAGCTGAGTCGGAAAAAGCTTCACCTTCCATGACGGTACACCAGTGGCAACTGGAGTAGCCTATAGAAAGAAATATCGGTTTATTCTGAGCTTTTGCCGTTGCGAGTGCTTCGTCACACCAAGACCACCAATCAATAGGGTTTTCGGCGTGTTTGCGGAGGTAGAGGCTTTGAGCTTGAGCCAGACGATTAGTCATGATAAGATGCGCGTTGACAGCCTTCTTTGCCCAGTCTAGCCTGTTACAGAGATATTGAGTTCACAGCCTCTAATAACTCTGTGCTTAGGCGTACCTCATAAGTAGGAGGCTGAGAATTTCCTCTTCCTATCGCTTTGCTGAAATAAGAATATTATTTATTCAACAGAGTTAAGCAATGCTCTGGCAATTGGTGTTGACATCGTACCTGAAGGTGGTGCTGCCTCTGTGTTAATTGTCGTTGGGCTAAGACCTGCTATCAGGTGGAGTAAGAAGGTGATGATGGCGGCTTGCACAAGTTTTTCCAGCATGGCAGGTTCCTCTAGCTTTAGGTGGATGACATTTTAGTTAGAAGTTGTTATTTTATTGCGCCCTGTATTATTTATCTACCGAACCAAGCCCTGATATTCCGGAAAATCCTTAGTAAAATTTATGACAACGTTCCAGAAAAATCAAATCTTCTCCACAAACCTAGTTTCTTTGGAAAATTGGGCTTGTGGTTCGCCAAAACAATCAGCCGTTGCAATCGATAAAATGTATGTAAATTAGTCACAAACAGTCTGCATGATTCCTATCGTTATTGAACAATCAGGTCGTGGCGAACGCGCCTTTGATATTTACTCACGACTGTTGCGTGAGCGCATCCTTTTTTTAGGACAGCCGATTGATAACAACGTAGCTAACTTGATTGTTGCCCAGCTGCTGTTCTTGGATGCAGAAGACTCGGAGAAAGACATTTATATGTACATCAACTCTCCTGGTGGTTCGGTGACGGCAGGTATGGGGATATTCGATACTATGAAGCACATCCGTCCAAATGTCTGTACAATTTGTACCGGATTGGCGGCAAGTATGGGTGCTTTCCTCCTCAGCGCTGGTACCAACGGTAAGCGGATGAGTTTACCCCATTCCCGGATTATGATTCACCAACCTCTGGGTGGCGCTCAGGGACAAGCAACTGATATTGAAATTCAGGCACGCGAAATCCTCTACCACAAGCAGCGGCTCAATGAATATTTAGCTGAGCACACTGGTCAGCCATATGACAAAATTGCTGAAGATACAGAAAGAGACTTCTTTATGTCGCCTGACGAAGCAAAGGATTATGGTTTAATCGACCAAGTGATTGACCGTCACGCTGCTGGTAGCCGTCCAATGGCTGTTGTTTAGTTAAATGTAGAAACGCGCCATGGCGCGTCTCTACAACTTTTCAAAATCCTGCTAATGGATCTGGGGGCGTCATTTGAGATTCTAAATATCTGAGGAAATCGTGCAATTCTTCGTCAGTTAGTAAATGACGCGATCGCTTGCCGTAAGTTTTAATCAGATAATCTCGCCCCTGGTCTGTTGTCCAACCTAGGCGCTGCATTTCAACGCCGATTTTAGCAATATCATCGGACTGATCCACAGGTTCGCTCTTCTTCTTTTTCTTCGTTGCTACTGTCTGGGTTCCCACATCTTCTTGTGAGCTGCTGTAACTGCGTGACGGAAATGCTGTCACGTTACTTGAAGAAATCCCAGGTATCGTATTATCTTCTGGTAAAGTATCAGAAGTCATTTCCAAGCTTTCCAATGCAGTGTCGAAGTCGAATTGGTTTTCCTGCTTGTTAGTCGCAGAAAAACCTTCAGTGATGTCCTGGTTTTTCGTATCGTTTTTACCTGGTATGGATGAGACTACTGGAGGGGTTGGGGTTGGGGTTGGTTCCGTTTGAGGAATGTTGAGAGCCGGGGAATAGGCAGACTCGTTTAATCCGTTTGGTGTTGTTAAAGAAGGGGTTGGTTTGACCTGCTTTACAGGTTCTGGGGAACTAACAACCGACTCCTGTAACGAACTGGTGATTCCCAAAACTTCCAACGCTCTATTCCTAGCTTGGTCTTCTGCTTCCTCAAGTGTTTCTGCTGCAGCCATACCAGTGGCGCGGGTGACGCCATCAATTTGGACGCATGAGCGGACAATATATTTGCCGTGATAAATTTGCACTAGTTCAGAAATAAGACTGCCCTGGGGATATTTGCTCTGAAATTGAGCCAACATAATACTGTCACCAATCTAAATTCTTATAAAGGGGTTGCTGCTACCTGTGTATCCAAAATTGGACTCGTTGTTCGGTTATGGACAACATACTCTAACTGAATTTTGCCAAGTTTAAAGCTTGGTTCCATCTGGGAAAGCTACTCGACAGTTTTAATACTTGTTTTTTTAAGGGCAGCTTCAGTAACCAAGGTACTATTCGCACTTTAATCCCGTGTCCTGATTGTAGCATGAGGTTTTCAGGGCAACCTTTTGGCTACTGCTTATTGACCAAGAGTGCTCTGATTGTCCTTGCTATACTAATTACCTAATTGGTGATCTAGAACTATTTTCTGTAAGTACGCTCTATATCTACAATAATGAAGTAATGGTTCGTCCTCACAGCTTATTAGCTGCTGACCTAATTGTTTCCGATCCTACATATGGGTCAATTAGATTTGTCGGCAGTTTCTCCTAGTTAAAAATCAGAGTTGCATGGCGTAAAAGTACCTTCACACCAGACAATCCAACACCTGCGGTTTCCCTAAAGAGTGCTTTTGGGCAGCGTGGAAAGTTCTCCAACGTACGTCACTCAAAAACCCGTTACGTAATTACCGAGGGGGCAACATCTAAAACGGGCGTACTTTGAACGATTGTCTTGCACTAGGAGCTTTAACGCACCTACACTCTGAGATGTTCGTGCAGTGCCCTTTATTTTGGGCAATTCGTTTTCAGCTAGTGTCTGTAGTCGTGAGGGTACACAGCATGCGAACCAAATTCAAAAAAAAATGATGTTTTGACCAAAGGTCGGTTCACTGCATGGAATTTTCAATCGCTACACTTCTGGCCAATTTCACTGATGATAAATTGGTGGCTCGTAAACTGTTGGAAAAGAAACTTGGTTGCGAAGATGAAGTCAGTTTACAAAAACTTCATATTGCATTAGAAATACTGGAAAGAATTGGGGTTTTAGTTAAAGAACGTGGCAAGTATCGTCGAGTCACAGAAGAAGGGCTGATTGAGGCAAAACTCCGTTGTTCCAGTAAAGGCTTTTGCTTTGCAATTCAAGATGTAGAAGGAGCCGAAGATATCTACATTCGGGAAAGCCATCTCAGTAACGCCTGGAATGGCGATCGCGTTTTGGTCAGGGTTCTTAAAGAAGGGAGTCGTCGGCGCTCCCCAGAAGGAGAGGTCAAGTTAATCTTAGAACGCTCCAATCACACTTTACTGGCGCGAATTAAACAGATAGAAAGTGGATATCGTGCTGTCCCCTTGGACGATAGGTTGCTGTTTGAACTTAAAGTGCAAGCAAATGGTATCAACTTGGAACAAGCAGTTGACCACTTGGCTCATGTCGAAGTTCTGCGTTACCCGTTAGCACAATACCCTCCATTAGGTCGGGTCGTGCAAATCCTAGGAAGCGATGCTGAAGCGGCGGCGGATATAGACTTAGTGACCTGCAAGCACGACCTTTCGCGGAGTTTTCCAGAAGCCGTACAGGAAGCAGCCTCAAAACTGCCCAAAAAACTGCTAAAAGCAGAATTGAAAAATCGGCTGGATTTGCGTCAGAAGTTTACCTTGACCATCATTGGCAACGGCAATGACTTAATGATGGTAGAAAATGCTTTCAGCTTGGAAAAAACAAGCGCTGGACATTGGCAGTTGGGCTTTCACATTGCTGATGTTTCTCACTATGTTCAACCAGACGAAGTCCTCGACCGAGAAGCACTCAAGCGGGGGCGCTCAGTGTATCTGGGAGAATTGGTGTTACCTATGTTACCAGAAGTTGTTGCCGAACGCTGTGCTCTATTGCCCGGAAGCGATCGCTTAACTCTATCTTTTTTAATAACGGTTGATTCAAAATCGGGACAAGTGCTGGAGTGGGAAATTCAACCTAGCGTTGTCAAAGTAGACTCCTCAGTGAGCGAACAACAAACAGAGGCAATTCTGACAAACCAATCGACCGAACTTGGACCGTCTGTTACAGAGATGGTGCAACAACTCGATACTGTACGGGTCTTGTTAAGACAGGTACGCTTGGATCGTGGGTGCTTGCAGTTAAATTTACCACCAAATCAAAACCCTTATTATGATGAGGGCGCTTTAGGCTGTGTCGTGGTGAATGATTTACCTGTACACTCGCTGTTAACTGAGATGGTGCTACTCGTTAACCAACTCATGGCTGCCCATTTTAACGCCTTGGGTATCCCTGCCATTTGGCGAGTCCAAGGCGCACCCGATCCCGAAGATGTGCAAGAGATGCTGAAATTAGCAATCAATCTCGGCGTCGAACTGTCGCTAGATCCAGAAATAGATATCCAACCTCTTGATTATCAACAGTTGACCAGAGTTTTTGCAGAATCAGTATCCGAGCAAGTTCTTACCTACTTATTGCAAGACACGCTCAAGCCAGCTACGTACAGCACAACAAAAGGACATCACTTTGGGTTGTCATTAGCAGAATATACCCATTTCACCGCTCCCTTGCGGCGTTACCCAGATTTGCTCATGCAAAGGGTATTTTATGCATTACTTGAACACGGACGCGATCGCCGCAACACCCGTGTCAAAGAGCGTGTCAACCTACGCCACTCCTCCAGCCACGGTGAAATTAACTGGAATGTCCTCCCACCAGAATTGCAACAAGAACTCCAAAGCGATTTGACCAGAGTCATCGTCCAGCTCAACGATAGAGAAAAAGAAGTTCAAGAAGCAGAAGCTGACTTAGCAGGATTGCAAAGAGCCTCACTCATGAAACAGCGCATCGGCGAGGTTTTTACTGGTGTGATCACAGGTGTCCAATCCTACGGATTCTTTGTAGAAATAGAAGTTCCAGCAACCGAGTCACAAAAAGTTGGCAATCCTCGCGTACCTCTGCGGGTGGAAGGACTGGTACACGTCAGTTCTCTCAAAGACGATTGGTATGAGTATCGTGCCAGACAACAGGCATTGTTTGGTCGCAAAAATCGCGCTTCTTACAGACTAGGCGATCGCGTAGCTGTGCAAGTTAAGAGTGTTGATTATTACCGCCAGCAAATCGATTTAGTCACTGTTGGTAGCGATGGCTCAGTCTTTGGTAAAGATGTCGGCGTCTCCAACGGCGAAGACACAGACCTCTACTTATCCCACCACGAGGATATGGAGCCGGATGACTTAGAACCGTATACAGACGAAGAATGAAGGGATGAGTTAGTCGTTAGTCGTTAAATAGAGAATTTAATAAACAACGAACCCAACGGGAGAGCCA
The sequence above is a segment of the Mastigocladopsis repens PCC 10914 genome. Coding sequences within it:
- the clpP gene encoding ATP-dependent Clp endopeptidase proteolytic subunit ClpP, yielding MIPIVIEQSGRGERAFDIYSRLLRERILFLGQPIDNNVANLIVAQLLFLDAEDSEKDIYMYINSPGGSVTAGMGIFDTMKHIRPNVCTICTGLAASMGAFLLSAGTNGKRMSLPHSRIMIHQPLGGAQGQATDIEIQAREILYHKQRLNEYLAEHTGQPYDKIAEDTERDFFMSPDEAKDYGLIDQVIDRHAAGSRPMAVV
- a CDS encoding Mo-dependent nitrogenase C-terminal domain-containing protein; translated protein: MTSFAQFQGQNDLLQPIRQWLDSIEIHNIKLAHSLCKLIPAQCPFERDIILFGRKLFHIPPMCKLNPLYEEVVSLRFRALCYLADECGEDVTAYC
- a CDS encoding ribonuclease R family protein, whose protein sequence is MEFSIATLLANFTDDKLVARKLLEKKLGCEDEVSLQKLHIALEILERIGVLVKERGKYRRVTEEGLIEAKLRCSSKGFCFAIQDVEGAEDIYIRESHLSNAWNGDRVLVRVLKEGSRRRSPEGEVKLILERSNHTLLARIKQIESGYRAVPLDDRLLFELKVQANGINLEQAVDHLAHVEVLRYPLAQYPPLGRVVQILGSDAEAAADIDLVTCKHDLSRSFPEAVQEAASKLPKKLLKAELKNRLDLRQKFTLTIIGNGNDLMMVENAFSLEKTSAGHWQLGFHIADVSHYVQPDEVLDREALKRGRSVYLGELVLPMLPEVVAERCALLPGSDRLTLSFLITVDSKSGQVLEWEIQPSVVKVDSSVSEQQTEAILTNQSTELGPSVTEMVQQLDTVRVLLRQVRLDRGCLQLNLPPNQNPYYDEGALGCVVVNDLPVHSLLTEMVLLVNQLMAAHFNALGIPAIWRVQGAPDPEDVQEMLKLAINLGVELSLDPEIDIQPLDYQQLTRVFAESVSEQVLTYLLQDTLKPATYSTTKGHHFGLSLAEYTHFTAPLRRYPDLLMQRVFYALLEHGRDRRNTRVKERVNLRHSSSHGEINWNVLPPELQQELQSDLTRVIVQLNDREKEVQEAEADLAGLQRASLMKQRIGEVFTGVITGVQSYGFFVEIEVPATESQKVGNPRVPLRVEGLVHVSSLKDDWYEYRARQQALFGRKNRASYRLGDRVAVQVKSVDYYRQQIDLVTVGSDGSVFGKDVGVSNGEDTDLYLSHHEDMEPDDLEPYTDEE
- a CDS encoding response regulator transcription factor: MTTHILLVEDEVKLARFVELELSYEGYKVSVAYDGLTGLTAARESHPDLVILDWMLPGLSGLEICRRLRSTGNQVPIILLTAKDEVSDRVAGLDAGADDYVVKPFSVEELLARVRAHLRRTHEADSDILPFEDLSLNRRTREVYRGTRLIELTAKEFDLLEYLLAHPRQVMTRDRILEEVWGYEFMGDSNIIEVYIRYLRLKLEANNEKRLIQTVRGVGYVLRD
- a CDS encoding thioredoxin domain-containing protein: MTNRLAQAQSLYLRKHAENPIDWWSWCDEALATAKAQNKPIFLSIGYSSCHWCTVMEGEAFSDSAIAEYMNANFLPIKVDREERPDLDSIYMQALQMMSGQGGWPLNVFLTPDDLIPFYAGTYFPVEPRYGRPGFLQVLQAIRHYYDTEKEDLRDRKAVIIESLLTSAVLQEEGLTEAQDKELLHKGWETSTGIITPNQAGNSFPMIPYAELALRGIRFNFESRYDSKQVCTQRGLDLALGGIYDHVAGGFHRYTVDHTWTVPHFEKMLYDNGQIVEYLANLWSVGFQEPAFERAIAGTFQWLKREMTAPTGYFYAAQDADSFTTPTEAEPEEGAFYVWSYSELQQLLTPEELTQLQQQFTVTPNGNFEGNNVLQRRHAGQLSETLETVLAKLFVVRYGTAPESVETFPPARNNQEAKTGNWKGRIPAVTDTKMIVAWNSLMISGLARAYGVFQQPEYLELAARAANFILDNQFVDGRFHRLNYEGQATVLAQSEDYAFVIKALLDLHACDPEQKNWLERAIAIQEEFHEYLWSVELGGYHNTSSDASQDLIVRERSYADNATPSANGVAIANLVRLALLTDNLDYLDLAERGLKAFRSVMSRAPQACPSLFTALDWYRNCTLIRTTTEQIHSLNPMYLPSTAFVAVSKLPEGSVGLVCQGLKCLAPAESLDKLLQQVQQTQVRG
- a CDS encoding redoxin domain-containing protein, which translates into the protein MTTNLQIGEKFPDFQLPNHRNEITQLSQLTKPSLLDEKLGFLDGYPLILVFYRGFFCPRDQQQMRQFVQFQDELKVNYCQLVTVSADSPIAQAAFRAGLGAQWTFLSDEKREVIRQIHILDETEGEYAYRAQPYTFVLRPDLTIHKIYNGWFFVGRPTLEELRLDLRTIMETHSNYRYEAYNTPEVQQIRIPQQEWAEGQPLLGANGLLVAQGVVSWFDFQTGHGIIATDAGEEVFFNFTAIPGEGYRTIKPGTRVKFERVHSKSGMTARNIQQA
- the arsM gene encoding arsenosugar biosynthesis arsenite methyltransferase ArsM encodes the protein MSYLETAAQFYSEVAQTPQVGLCCVQSTPLQLPGLRIPSQMQEMNYGCGTTVHPTELGNQPTVLYVGVGGGLEALQFAYFSRRPGAVIAVDPVAEMRQAATRNLEIAAQENPWFDTSFVEIREGDAFNLPVPDDSVDVVAQNCLFNIFEPEDLTRALQQAYRVLKPGGRLQMSDPIATRPIPQHLQKDEQLRAMCLSGALTYDEYIQRIINAGFGQVEIRDRRPYRLLDSQTYNLEENLLLESLDSVAFKVMIPEDGACVFTGKTAIYFGTEPFFDDGVGHILQRGIPASVCDKTAGKFAAFMRDKIIITDSTWHYNGGGCC